Proteins encoded by one window of Clostridium bornimense:
- a CDS encoding zinc-ribbon domain-containing protein, whose translation MTDKTLKCRDCGSEFVFSVGEQEFYEEKGFTNEPTRCVSCRRAKKEQNRR comes from the coding sequence ATGACAGATAAAACATTGAAATGTAGAGATTGTGGAAGTGAATTCGTATTTTCAGTAGGAGAGCAAGAATTCTATGAAGAAAAAGGATTCACAAATGAGCCAACAAGATGTGTGTCTTGTAGAAGAGCTAAAAAGGAACAAAATAGAAGATAA